Proteins found in one Solitalea lacus genomic segment:
- the nuoF gene encoding NADH-quinone oxidoreductase subunit NuoF encodes MTQKILLKDINVPGINTFDVYRKQGGYAAVEKALKTMSPDDVVEEVKKSGLRGRGGAGFPTGMKWSFLAKPEGVPRYLVCNADESEPGTFKDRYLMTHTPHTLIEGMIVSSYALGANTSYIYVRGEMMPQIRILEKAIAEAKNAGFLGKNILGSGYDLEVYVQPGGGAYICGEETALLESLEGKRGNPRIKPPFPAIAGLYGCPTVVNNVESIAAVSWIVVNGGDEYAKIGIGRSTGTKLISASGNINKPGVYEIELGLPVEEFIYSDEYCGGIANGKRLKAVVAGGSSVPILPANLILKLANGQPRLMSYESLSEGGFATGTMLGSGGFIVMDEDSCIVRNTWNFSRFYHHESCGQCSPCREGTGWMEKVLHRIEYGHGKMSDIDLLVDVAKKIEGNTICPLGDAAAWPVASAIRHFRDEFEWHVKEPNAAMEGNYGLANYADPIPVVETAN; translated from the coding sequence ATGACTCAAAAGATATTACTTAAAGATATTAACGTTCCCGGAATTAACACCTTTGACGTTTATCGCAAGCAGGGTGGTTACGCTGCGGTTGAAAAAGCGCTGAAAACCATGTCGCCTGATGACGTTGTTGAGGAGGTTAAAAAATCAGGTTTACGTGGGCGTGGTGGCGCAGGGTTCCCTACGGGCATGAAATGGAGCTTTTTGGCAAAACCAGAAGGTGTTCCTCGTTATTTGGTTTGTAATGCTGACGAATCAGAGCCGGGTACTTTTAAAGACCGTTATCTGATGACTCATACGCCTCATACCCTAATTGAAGGGATGATCGTTTCAAGTTATGCATTAGGCGCAAATACTTCATATATCTATGTTCGTGGCGAGATGATGCCTCAAATTCGTATTCTGGAAAAAGCAATTGCTGAAGCTAAGAATGCAGGATTTCTTGGAAAGAATATTTTAGGCTCTGGCTACGATCTTGAAGTGTATGTACAACCAGGAGGAGGTGCATATATTTGTGGAGAGGAAACAGCCTTATTGGAATCACTGGAAGGTAAACGGGGTAATCCACGTATTAAACCTCCGTTTCCAGCTATTGCCGGTTTATACGGTTGTCCAACAGTAGTAAACAATGTTGAGTCAATTGCTGCTGTTAGTTGGATTGTGGTGAACGGCGGTGATGAATATGCGAAAATTGGTATCGGTAGAAGTACCGGTACTAAATTGATATCGGCCTCAGGAAATATTAATAAGCCTGGTGTTTATGAAATTGAGCTTGGATTGCCAGTGGAAGAGTTTATTTACTCTGATGAATACTGTGGTGGTATTGCTAACGGAAAACGTTTAAAAGCGGTAGTTGCCGGAGGTTCATCTGTTCCAATTCTTCCTGCCAATTTAATTTTAAAACTAGCAAACGGTCAACCTCGTTTAATGTCATATGAATCATTATCTGAGGGTGGTTTTGCAACCGGAACCATGTTAGGTTCGGGAGGATTTATTGTGATGGACGAAGACTCATGTATTGTACGAAATACATGGAATTTCTCACGTTTCTACCATCACGAATCATGTGGACAATGTTCGCCTTGTCGTGAAGGAACAGGCTGGATGGAGAAAGTGTTGCACCGTATTGAATATGGTCATGGAAAAATGAGTGATATCGACTTATTGGTTGATGTTGCGAAGAAAATTGAAGGAAATACTATTTGCCCGCTTGGCGATGCGGCAGCATGGCCTGTGGCAAGTGCAATCCGTCATTTTCGTGATGAGTTTGAGTGGCACGTTAAAGAACCTAATGCTGCAATGGAAGGCAACTATGGTTTAGCTAACTATGCTGATCCGATTCCTG
- the nuoE gene encoding complex I 24 kDa subunit family protein: protein MLAVKEIKFSAEAQKKVDEIIARYPEGRQKSALLPVLHLAQAEFGWCSTEVMDYVASLLNISPIEVYEVASFYTMFFLKPSGKYVLEVCRTGPCCLVGAEKIMKHLEEKLGVKEGEVTSDGLFSFRGVECLAACGYGPVLQIGPEYTFYENLTENSVDELLTQLMNKN from the coding sequence ATGTTAGCAGTAAAAGAAATAAAGTTTTCCGCAGAAGCGCAAAAAAAAGTCGATGAGATTATTGCGCGCTATCCAGAAGGCAGACAAAAATCAGCATTGTTGCCGGTTTTACACCTGGCTCAAGCTGAGTTCGGCTGGTGCAGTACTGAAGTAATGGATTATGTTGCTTCATTGCTCAATATCTCCCCAATTGAGGTTTACGAAGTTGCATCGTTTTACACAATGTTCTTCCTTAAACCATCGGGCAAATATGTACTGGAGGTTTGCCGTACCGGCCCATGCTGTTTAGTTGGTGCCGAAAAAATCATGAAGCATCTGGAAGAAAAATTAGGAGTGAAAGAAGGGGAAGTTACTTCTGATGGATTATTCTCATTCAGAGGGGTTGAATGTTTGGCCGCCTGCGGTTACGGACCTGTTTTACAGATTGGACCTGAATATACTTTCTATGAAAATCTGACTGAAAACAGTGTTGATGAATTGTTAACACAGCTAATGAATAAGAATTAA
- a CDS encoding NADH-quinone oxidoreductase subunit D: protein MAHIKLGEHSLEKETTTLNLGPTHPATHGVFQNVLELDGERIVSAQSTIGYIHRAFEKISEHRPFYQITPLTDRLNYCSAPINNMGWHMTVEKLLGIQTPKRVDYMRIIVMELSRIADHLVCNSVIGVDSGAFTGFLYVFQKREHIYEIFEEICGSRLTTNMGRIGGFERNFNDVAIAKIKTFIDEFPEVMREFENLFNRNRIFIDRCVGVTPVSAEKALSYSWTGPLLRSCGVDYDVRVAQPYCSYDEFDFEIPVGTTGDIYDRFLVRNEEMWQSLSIIKQALAKMEKEPKGVFNAEVPDYCLPPKEDVYSSMESLIYHFKIVMGEVPIPKTEIYHAVEGGNGELGFYLVTDGGRAPFRLHFRRPSFINYQAYADIAKGGMISDAILAMSSLNVIAGELDA from the coding sequence ATGGCTCACATTAAATTAGGTGAACACTCATTAGAAAAAGAAACGACCACCCTTAACCTGGGACCTACGCACCCGGCTACACACGGGGTGTTTCAGAATGTCCTTGAATTGGATGGTGAGCGCATTGTAAGTGCGCAATCGACGATAGGATATATTCACCGTGCTTTCGAAAAAATCTCCGAGCATCGTCCGTTTTATCAAATAACTCCACTTACCGACCGGTTGAATTACTGTTCGGCGCCAATTAATAACATGGGTTGGCATATGACGGTTGAAAAACTCCTTGGCATACAAACTCCTAAGAGAGTGGATTATATGCGAATTATTGTGATGGAGTTGAGCCGTATTGCTGATCACTTGGTTTGTAACTCGGTTATCGGTGTTGATTCAGGAGCATTCACCGGGTTCTTATACGTATTCCAAAAACGTGAACACATTTACGAAATTTTCGAAGAAATCTGTGGATCTCGTTTAACAACAAATATGGGTCGTATTGGTGGTTTCGAGCGCAATTTTAATGATGTGGCTATTGCAAAAATCAAAACATTCATTGATGAATTTCCTGAGGTAATGCGCGAGTTCGAGAACTTATTCAATCGTAACCGTATTTTCATTGACCGTTGTGTTGGTGTTACACCGGTAAGCGCTGAGAAAGCATTGTCATATAGCTGGACAGGACCATTATTACGTTCATGCGGTGTAGATTACGATGTTCGCGTTGCCCAGCCATATTGTTCATACGATGAATTTGACTTTGAAATTCCTGTAGGTACAACAGGTGATATATACGATCGTTTCCTTGTGCGTAATGAGGAAATGTGGCAAAGTTTAAGCATCATTAAGCAGGCCCTTGCTAAGATGGAAAAGGAACCAAAAGGGGTGTTCAATGCTGAAGTTCCTGATTACTGCTTACCTCCTAAGGAAGATGTTTACAGTTCAATGGAATCATTAATCTATCACTTTAAAATTGTGATGGGAGAGGTTCCAATTCCAAAAACAGAAATATATCATGCAGTGGAAGGTGGAAATGGTGAGTTAGGCTTCTATTTAGTTACTGATGGAGGACGTGCTCCTTTCCGTTTACACTTCCGTCGTCCAAGCTTTATCAACTATCAGGCATATGCCGATATTGCTAAGGGAGGAATGATATCCGATGCAATTTTAGCTATGAGTAGCTTAAATGTCATTGCCGGAGAGCTTGATGCATAA
- a CDS encoding NADH-quinone oxidoreductase subunit C, which produces MAVKEINNQAVLEKLQTKFADAIFNVSEPHEFLTLTTTKDKIIDVVQFLYNDDELKFRFLTDICGIHYPEQELPLGVIYHLHSLTNNVRIRIKVFLPEHAPRIASLTGLFLGANWMERETYDFFGIIFEGHPDLRRILNVDDMVAFPMRKEFPLEDPNRTDKNDDYFGR; this is translated from the coding sequence ATGGCAGTAAAAGAGATTAACAATCAGGCTGTATTGGAGAAATTGCAAACTAAGTTTGCTGATGCTATCTTCAATGTGAGTGAACCGCATGAATTTCTTACGCTTACTACTACTAAGGATAAGATTATTGACGTAGTTCAATTCCTTTACAATGATGATGAGTTGAAGTTTCGTTTTCTTACAGATATTTGCGGTATTCATTACCCTGAACAGGAATTGCCTCTAGGAGTAATTTATCATTTGCATAGTCTTACCAATAATGTGCGCATCCGTATAAAAGTTTTCCTTCCAGAGCATGCTCCACGTATTGCATCACTTACAGGTCTTTTTTTAGGAGCAAACTGGATGGAACGTGAAACATATGATTTCTTCGGAATCATCTTTGAAGGCCACCCAGATTTACGACGTATTTTGAACGTAGACGATATGGTTGCTTTCCCAATGCGTAAGGAGTTTCCATTGGAAGATCCAAACCGTACGGATAAGAACGACGATTACTTTGGCCGTTAA
- a CDS encoding NADH-quinone oxidoreductase subunit B — protein MSDIKMVEAPPGIEGAGFFATSLDKAVGLARSYSLWPLPFATSCCGIEFMATMGAHYDLARFGAERLSFSPRQADLLMVMGTIAKKMAPVLRQVYLQMAEPRWVMAVGACASSGGIFDTYSVLQGIDEIIPVDVYVPGCPPRPEGIIDGLNRIQELVQNESLRRRDSEEYKQLLAKYGIQ, from the coding sequence ATGAGCGATATTAAAATGGTTGAGGCCCCTCCGGGCATAGAAGGAGCCGGATTTTTTGCAACCTCTCTTGATAAAGCGGTGGGTTTAGCCCGTTCGTATTCTTTATGGCCTTTACCTTTTGCTACTTCTTGTTGTGGTATTGAGTTTATGGCTACAATGGGAGCCCATTATGACTTGGCACGATTTGGTGCTGAGCGTTTGAGTTTCTCACCACGCCAAGCCGATTTGTTGATGGTAATGGGTACCATTGCAAAGAAAATGGCACCGGTACTGCGTCAGGTTTATTTGCAAATGGCCGAACCCCGTTGGGTAATGGCTGTAGGTGCATGCGCATCTAGTGGTGGTATATTTGATACTTATAGCGTATTGCAAGGTATAGACGAGATTATTCCTGTTGATGTTTATGTTCCTGGTTGTCCTCCTCGTCCTGAGGGGATTATTGATGGCTTAAACCGAATTCAGGAATTGGTACAAAACGAGTCATTACGTCGTCGCGATTCAGAAGAATACAAACAGTTATTAGCAAAATACGGAATTCAATAA
- a CDS encoding NADH-quinone oxidoreductase subunit A has translation MLLLEQLPVNYAPIAFQFFVAIGFVVVTMLATHLIGPKRKTSDKLTPFESGVEAQGNARQPISIKYFLVAILFVLFDVEVIFMYPWAVNFKELGLLGMIEMFTFMAFLLLGFIYIIKKGALKWE, from the coding sequence ATGTTATTACTAGAGCAGTTACCTGTTAACTATGCACCAATTGCTTTTCAGTTTTTTGTAGCCATTGGTTTTGTGGTAGTTACCATGTTGGCCACTCACCTTATTGGCCCGAAGCGTAAAACTTCAGATAAATTGACCCCTTTTGAATCGGGAGTAGAGGCTCAGGGTAATGCTCGCCAGCCAATTTCTATTAAATATTTCCTGGTAGCAATTTTATTCGTTTTGTTTGACGTGGAAGTAATCTTTATGTACCCATGGGCGGTTAATTTTAAAGAACTTGGCCTGTTGGGAATGATAGAAATGTTTACGTTCATGGCATTTTTGCTATTAGGATTCATTTATATCATTAAAAAAGGTGCCCTTAAGTGGGAATAG
- a CDS encoding tetratricopeptide repeat protein, whose protein sequence is MKMIKKALNITVALFCIAGFAYGQSINDVRKAIEVEQYEKAKAMLSKLASNPATTAESYYYMGDVYVKTLEFDSAQVFFDKGVAANPQFGLNYVGQGKLSILKKNFVSAKPLFDKAIALGQKEKDYRPYLETAKAYALAGEEGDAASIETAIAYIEQAKKIASKNPEVYTTLGNAYLLKKDGNNAIANYNKALELDKNYVAAYVAQSHIYRGAQNYESSLAPLEKAISIDPNYAPAYRELAELYAVSGQYAKATETYKNKYLPLTDASCNSNTRYASVLFLAKQYQSAYDQINLLLKTCQVKPVMYRLLAYSAYEIKKPTEALEAMNTFFQKQPESNVITQDYEYMAKILSDNKKDSLAIAYMQKALVKDPSKIDLYPLLGKMSYLSKQYPTAIKAYDSYFAIPNVKKQPVDYLYYGLSAMRVENYKKADSAFLKVTELSPTYIQGYLYRGQANAAQDKDSKLGLAKPYYEKVVELGEADKQKNAKYLIEAYDYLGSYAYLVQNDLTAAKSFYNKVIEIDPANQKALEVIKGLNTTGGKNKK, encoded by the coding sequence ATGAAGATGATAAAGAAGGCTTTAAATATAACCGTAGCGTTGTTTTGCATAGCAGGATTCGCTTATGGCCAAAGCATCAATGATGTAAGAAAAGCTATTGAAGTGGAGCAATACGAGAAAGCTAAAGCTATGTTGAGCAAGTTAGCTTCTAATCCGGCGACTACTGCTGAAAGCTATTATTATATGGGCGATGTTTATGTAAAAACACTTGAATTTGACTCAGCCCAAGTATTTTTTGACAAAGGTGTGGCGGCAAATCCACAGTTTGGTTTGAATTATGTGGGACAAGGGAAACTAAGTATCCTTAAAAAGAACTTTGTATCTGCTAAGCCGTTGTTTGACAAAGCTATTGCCCTTGGTCAGAAGGAAAAAGACTACAGACCTTATCTAGAAACTGCCAAAGCTTATGCCTTAGCTGGTGAAGAGGGCGATGCCGCATCAATTGAGACTGCTATTGCTTACATTGAGCAAGCCAAAAAGATTGCGTCTAAAAATCCTGAAGTTTATACTACCTTAGGTAATGCCTACCTGCTTAAAAAGGATGGTAACAATGCAATAGCAAATTACAACAAAGCTCTTGAGTTAGATAAAAACTATGTAGCGGCTTATGTAGCACAATCACATATTTATCGTGGTGCTCAAAACTATGAATCATCATTAGCACCATTGGAAAAAGCGATTTCGATTGATCCAAACTATGCTCCTGCCTATCGTGAGTTGGCAGAACTATATGCTGTTTCTGGGCAATACGCTAAAGCAACTGAAACTTACAAGAATAAATACTTGCCTTTAACCGATGCCTCATGTAACTCAAATACCCGTTATGCAAGCGTGTTGTTCTTGGCAAAGCAGTACCAATCAGCATATGATCAAATTAATTTGTTGTTGAAAACTTGCCAAGTTAAACCTGTAATGTACCGTTTATTGGCATATTCTGCGTACGAGATTAAGAAACCTACAGAAGCTTTGGAGGCCATGAATACTTTCTTCCAAAAGCAACCTGAAAGTAATGTCATAACTCAGGATTATGAATACATGGCTAAAATTTTATCGGATAATAAGAAGGATTCGTTAGCAATTGCCTATATGCAAAAGGCTTTAGTAAAAGATCCTTCAAAAATAGATCTTTATCCTTTGCTAGGTAAGATGAGCTATTTGTCAAAGCAGTATCCAACGGCGATCAAGGCTTATGATAGCTATTTTGCTATTCCAAATGTAAAAAAGCAACCTGTTGATTATTTATACTATGGGTTATCTGCAATGAGAGTTGAAAATTATAAAAAGGCGGATAGTGCATTTTTAAAGGTGACTGAGCTTTCTCCAACTTATATTCAAGGCTATTTATATCGTGGTCAGGCTAATGCAGCCCAAGATAAAGATAGCAAACTTGGTCTTGCAAAACCTTATTATGAAAAAGTAGTTGAATTGGGTGAAGCAGACAAACAAAAGAATGCTAAATATCTTATTGAAGCATATGATTATTTAGGAAGTTATGCTTATTTAGTTCAAAACGATTTGACTGCAGCTAAATCATTTTATAACAAAGTCATTGAAATCGACCCAGCTAATCAAAAAGCATTAGAAGTAATAAAAGGTCTGAATACAACTGGAGGTAAGAACAAAAAGTAG
- a CDS encoding PstS family phosphate ABC transporter substrate-binding protein, whose product MNRSRYNKIGWVTLTVLGVVGLMGCGSNSNQKALDTTTTGEINISVDETFEPIIQAELDVFHALYPKAKINPHFKAEGDAIADLIKDSARAVVVSRELTADELKPLQDRKLVVRSTKFAIDAIALIINPGNTDSTFSMPNLRDIFSGKVTKWSELGNTNLNEDISVVFDNPNSSTVRYMKELAGKNQFSSKNFFAVKTNKEVIEYVSKHKNALGIIGVNWISDTDDTTANSFLKKIKVAAIAPDDGQPGSGEYRKPYQAYIAQGFYPLVRRVYLLSRDSHMGLGTGFAAFVAGDKGQRIVLKSGLVPARMPVRLVELSDKNLFE is encoded by the coding sequence ATGAATAGGTCACGCTATAATAAAATCGGCTGGGTCACTTTAACAGTGCTTGGAGTGGTAGGTCTGATGGGTTGTGGAAGTAATTCTAATCAAAAAGCATTGGATACGACCACCACAGGAGAGATCAATATTTCTGTAGACGAAACATTTGAACCCATTATTCAAGCCGAGCTAGATGTTTTTCATGCTCTTTATCCAAAGGCTAAAATAAATCCGCACTTCAAAGCTGAGGGAGATGCTATTGCTGATCTGATCAAGGATTCGGCTCGAGCAGTAGTTGTTAGTCGTGAACTTACGGCTGATGAACTTAAGCCTTTGCAAGATAGGAAACTTGTTGTACGAAGTACCAAGTTTGCAATTGACGCAATTGCATTGATAATAAATCCGGGAAATACTGATTCAACCTTTTCAATGCCTAACCTTCGTGATATCTTTTCTGGGAAAGTGACAAAATGGAGCGAATTGGGTAACACGAATCTTAATGAAGATATTTCAGTTGTATTTGATAATCCAAATTCAAGTACAGTGCGGTATATGAAGGAATTAGCAGGGAAGAATCAATTTTCTTCAAAAAATTTCTTTGCAGTTAAGACGAATAAAGAGGTAATTGAGTATGTTAGTAAACACAAAAATGCCTTAGGAATAATTGGTGTGAATTGGATTAGTGATACAGACGATACTACCGCAAATAGTTTTCTTAAGAAGATTAAAGTTGCAGCAATTGCTCCGGATGATGGCCAACCCGGTTCGGGTGAATACCGTAAACCGTATCAGGCTTACATTGCGCAAGGTTTCTATCCTTTAGTAAGAAGGGTGTATCTTTTAAGCAGAGATTCGCATATGGGCTTAGGTACAGGATTTGCAGCTTTTGTCGCTGGGGATAAAGGTCAACGTATTGTACTGAAGTCTGGTTTGGTGCCTGCGCGTATGCCTGTTCGCTTAGTGGAGCTATCTGATAAAAATTTGTTTGAATAA
- a CDS encoding energy transducer TonB, which yields MAGKIDLEDSRWCEQVFEGRNKAYGAYDLRKQYSKNMKKGTVLAIIFFSLGIAAPVIARIISGVIPEDNEIKVVQSNELMAPPPVDKTQPPPPPPPSEPPPPPVRTTIKFTPPVIKKDEEVRDEEPPPVQDEIKAEVSTQTVKGTDEGPAPVEEPVIGTGTGNEVVEDTQEIFLHVEENPEFPGGLEQIGKFIGKNLRYPAMARENNVQGRVMVTFVVEKDGSITDVKVLRGIGSGCDEEAARVVKAMPKWKPGKQNGRPVRVQFSLPIVFRLD from the coding sequence ATGGCAGGAAAGATAGATTTAGAAGATAGCAGATGGTGCGAACAAGTCTTTGAAGGACGAAATAAAGCATACGGAGCTTATGATCTGCGCAAGCAGTATTCTAAGAACATGAAGAAAGGTACCGTATTAGCTATTATTTTCTTCTCTTTAGGCATAGCTGCTCCAGTTATTGCTCGCATTATCTCAGGTGTAATTCCTGAAGATAATGAAATAAAAGTGGTTCAGTCAAATGAACTGATGGCTCCGCCGCCAGTGGATAAAACTCAACCACCTCCACCTCCGCCACCATCAGAACCACCTCCACCTCCGGTGAGAACAACTATTAAGTTTACTCCTCCGGTAATTAAAAAGGATGAAGAAGTTCGGGATGAAGAACCACCTCCTGTACAGGATGAAATTAAGGCGGAAGTGAGTACTCAAACCGTAAAGGGAACTGATGAAGGACCTGCTCCTGTTGAAGAACCAGTAATTGGTACTGGTACCGGCAACGAGGTAGTAGAAGATACTCAGGAAATCTTTTTACATGTTGAGGAAAACCCTGAGTTTCCAGGTGGATTGGAGCAAATAGGTAAGTTCATTGGAAAAAACCTTCGTTATCCAGCAATGGCTCGTGAAAATAACGTTCAAGGTCGTGTAATGGTTACTTTCGTTGTTGAGAAAGATGGATCAATTACCGATGTGAAAGTTCTTCGCGGAATTGGTTCTGGATGTGACGAAGAAGCTGCACGCGTTGTGAAAGCAATGCCGAAGTGGAAGCCAGGCAAACAAAATGGTAGACCAGTGCGTGTACAGTTCAGTTTACCAATTGTATTCCGTTTAGATTAA
- a CDS encoding ExbD/TolR family protein: MADIDTSGGGGHKKGGKKRGKKLSTRVDFTPMVDLGFLLITFFMLTTSMSKPSVMDINMPVKEENMKEEDKTKIKASQAMTILLTGKDQIVYYFGIGEEVQNPLVTNFGANGIRKILLEESRKRNPSLDSIKIYKQMAQDKKISEETFKANYSRIRNNKEGLIVLIKADDKSLYKNLVDILDEMNITNNGRYAIVDITPGDLKMINDNPYVQK; this comes from the coding sequence ATGGCAGATATAGATACCTCCGGGGGCGGTGGACATAAGAAGGGCGGAAAGAAAAGAGGCAAGAAGCTCTCAACTCGTGTGGATTTTACTCCAATGGTTGACCTTGGTTTCTTGTTGATCACTTTCTTCATGCTAACCACCTCTATGAGCAAACCATCCGTTATGGATATTAATATGCCTGTTAAAGAAGAAAACATGAAAGAAGAAGATAAGACCAAAATCAAGGCTTCTCAAGCGATGACAATTCTTTTAACGGGGAAAGATCAAATTGTTTATTACTTCGGTATCGGGGAAGAAGTTCAGAACCCTTTGGTTACGAACTTTGGAGCTAATGGAATTCGTAAGATTTTGTTAGAAGAAAGTCGTAAGCGTAACCCATCTCTTGACTCTATCAAGATTTACAAACAGATGGCGCAAGACAAGAAGATATCTGAGGAAACATTTAAAGCTAATTATTCAAGAATCAGGAACAACAAAGAGGGCCTAATTGTCTTAATTAAAGCTGATGATAAATCTCTTTACAAAAACCTAGTGGATATTTTGGATGAGATGAACATTACCAATAATGGTCGTTATGCTATTGTTGATATCACTCCTGGTGATTTGAAAATGATTAATGATAATCCTTACGTTCAAAAGTAA